One segment of Phragmites australis chromosome 13, lpPhrAust1.1, whole genome shotgun sequence DNA contains the following:
- the LOC133887654 gene encoding cytochrome P450 86A4-like, with protein sequence MEAGAWAVVVAAVALYMAWFWRMSRGLSGPRVWPLVGSLPGLVQHAEDMHEWIAGNLRRTGGTYQTCIFAAPGVARRGGLVTVTCDPRNLEHVLKARFDNYPKGPFWHGVFRDLLGDGIFNSDGETWVAQRKTAALEFTTRTLRTAMSRWVSRSIHNRLLPILGDAAADGTHVDLQDLLLRLTFDNICGLAFGKDPETLARGLPENAFASAFDRATEATLNRFIFPECLWRCKKWLGLGMETTLARSVEHVDRYLSAVIKARKLELTGGKKTDASATPHDDLLSRFMRKGTYSDESLQHVALNFILAGRDTSSVALSWFFWLVSTHPAVERKIVRELCAVLAASRGADDPALWLAAPFNFEELDLLVYLKAALSETLRLYPSVPEDSKHVVTDDFLPDGTFVPAGSSVTYSIYSAGRMKTVWGEDCLEFRPERWLSADGTKFEPHDSYRFVAFNAGPRICLGKDLAYLQMKNIAGSVLLRHRLAVAPGHRVEQKMSLTLFMKHGLRMEVRPRDLDPVIDELRGAGEYDAAARAIAACA encoded by the coding sequence ATGGAGGCGGGGGCGTGGGCGGTGGTCGTGGCGGCCGTGGCCTTGTACATGGCGTGGTTCTGGCGGATGTCGCGCGGGCTCAGCGGCCCCCGGGTGTGGCCGCTGGTGGGGAGCCTCCCGGGGCTGGTGCAGCACGCGGAGGACATGCACGAGTGGATCGCGGGCAACCTGCGCCGCACGGGGGGCACGTACCAGACCTGCATCTTCGCCGCGCCCGGGGTTGCGCGCCGCGGCGGGCTGGTGACGGTGACGTGCGACCCGCGGAACCTGGAGCACGTCCTCAAGGCCCGCTTCGACAACTACCCCAAGGGCCCCTTctggcacggcgtgttccgggaCCTGCTCGGCGACGGCATCTTCAACTCCGACGGGGAGACGTGGGTGGCGCAGCGCAAGACGGCCGCGCTCGAGTTTACCACGCGCACGCTGCGCACCGCCATGTCGCGCTGGGTGTCCCGGTCCATCCACAACCGGCTGCTGCCCATCCTGGGTGACGCGGCCGCGGACGGCACGCATGTCGACCTCCAGGACCTCCTGCTCCGCCTCACCTTCGACAACATCTGCGGGCTCGCGTTCGGCAAGGACCCAGAGACGCTCGCCAGGGGGCTACCCGAGAACGCCTTCGCCTCCGCGTTCGACCGCGCCACGGAAGCCACGCTCAACCGGTTCATCTTCCCGGAGTGCTTGTGGCGGTGCAAGAAGTGGCTGGGCCTCGGCATGGAGACCACGCTGGCGCGCAGCGTCGAGCACGTCGACCGCTACCTCTCGGCCGTCATCAAGGCGCGCAAGCTCGAGCTCACCGGCGGCAAGAAGACCGACGCGTCGGCCACGCCGCACGACGACCTCCTCTCGCGCTTCATGCGCAAGGGAACCTACTCGGACGAGTCGCTGCAGCACGTGGCGCTCAACTTCatcctcgccggccgcgacaccTCCTCGGTGGCGCTCTCCTGGTTCTTCTGGCTCGTCTCCACCCACCCCGCCGTGGAGCGCAAGATCGTGCGCGAGCTCTGCGCCGTCCTGGCCGCGTCCCGCGGCGCCGACGACCCGGCATTGTGGCTCGCCGCGCCGTTCAACTTCGAGGAGCTCGACCTTCTCGTCTACCTCAAAGCGGCGCTCTCGGAGACACTCCGCCTGTACCCCTCCGTGCCCGAGGACTCCAAGCACGTCGTCACCGACGACTTCCTCCCCGACGGCACGTTCGTGCCGGCCGGGTCGTCGGTCACGTACTCCATCTACTCGGCTGGGCGCATGAAGACCGTGTggggggaggactgcctcgagTTCCGGCCCGAGCGGTGGCTGTCGGCCGACGGCACCAAGTTCGAGCCGCACGACTCGTACAGGTTCGTGGCGTTCAACGCCGGCCCGCGGATATGCCTGGGCAAGGACCTCGCGTACCTGCAGATGAAGAACATCGCCGGGAGCGTgctcctccgccaccgcctGGCCGTCGCGCCGGGCCACCGCGTGGAGCAGAAGATGTCGCTCACGCTGTTCATGAAGCACGGGCTCCGGATGGAAGTGCGCCCGCGCGACCTCGACCCGGTCATCGACGAGCTCCGCGGCGCCGGGGAGTACGACGCGGCGGCCAGGGCCATCGCGGCCTGCGCGTAG
- the LOC133889811 gene encoding thioredoxin-like 3-3, with amino-acid sequence MGEAGTGKEEATRTGLEGTGLPLQGGSHGNLRSAGSDQQLRQIFDSLKSSKAPAVINYGASWCRVCSQILPSFCKLSNEFKNLTFIYADIDECPETTQNIRYTPTFHFYRDGERVDEMLGTGEERLHDRLWLHS; translated from the exons ATGGGGGAGGCAGGCACCGGGAAGGAGGAGGCCACGAGGACAGGCCTGGAAGGCACTGGCCTGCCGCTCCAAGGCGGCTCCCATGGCAACCTTCGCAGCGCCGGCAGCGACCAGCAACTGAGGCAGATATTCGATTCCCTTAAATCCTCCAAGGCTCCC GCTGTGATCAACTATGGTGCCTCATG GTGCCGTGTTTGCAGTCAGATTCTTCCATCCTTCTGCAAGTTGAGCAATGAATTCAAGAATCTTACTTTCATCTATGCAGACATTGATGAATGCCCTGAAACAACACAAAACATACGCTACACTCCAACCTTCCATTTCTATCGAGACGGAGAAAGGGTTGATGAGATGCTTGGTACAGGAGAAGAGAGATTACATGATCGGTTATGGTTGCATTCTTGA
- the LOC133889758 gene encoding lysine-specific histone demethylase 1 homolog 3-like: MAAVLPVLLMLAHLLWAHGVTASTAATPPPLPVLPVPSYAQLRWQLSEMALFLHFGPNTFTDSEWGTGRVDPSVFAPSTLDAGQWARVAAAGGFRRVVLTAKHHDGFCLWPSALTKYSVAASPWRGGAGDVVGELAAAARAEGIGLGLYLSPWDRHEPVYGDTVAYNEHYMGQMTELLTRYGDVEEVWLDGAKGKGKKMDYMFHAWFALIHQLQQRVVIFSDAGPDTRWVGDEAGVAGNTCWSPFNKSSVTIGHIVAEYSQNGDPFGEDWVPAECDVSIRPGWFWHALEKPKNATTLLDIYYKSVGRNCLLILNVPPNSSGLISDEDVQVLQEFTEIRRRVFSQNLAANATVTASSVRGGLDNLQFAPSNVLEDGIYSYWAPQEGQTCWEMFVDLGQYTPFNVLQLQEPIELGQRVIKFHVDTLTDERWQTIIEGTTIGYKRLIQFPVIESRYLKLTIDSARSDPLISFFGVFMDPFSSRYNLENHGKPPSTNSSEVIMLRTDHASGNKSTATMWRETFNSWLTKEPFAPLIPPHCDHLLTAAYSFLVSHGYVNFGVAPAIKERIPKEPTRPTTVVVIGAGLAGLAAARQLVAFGFKVIVLEGRKRCGGRVYTKKMEGGGRSAAADLGGSVLTGTLGNPLGIVAKQLGLPMHKIRDKCPLYRPDGSPVDPEVDKKVEITFNKLLDKASNLRASMGEVAVDVSLGAALETLRQADGGVSTQEEMNLFNWHLANLEYANAGLLSRLSLAFWDQDDPYDMGGDHCFLPGGNGRLVQALAENVPIVYERTVHTIRYGGDGVQVVVNGGQVYEGDMALCTVPLGVLKNVGIKFVPELPQRKLDGIKRLGFGLLNKVAMLFPHVFWSTDLDTFGHLVEDPRRRGEFFLFYSYATVAGGPLLMALVAGEAAHNFETTPPTDAVGSVLQILRGIYEPQGIEVPDPLQSVCTRWGTDSFSLGSYSHVAVGASGDDYDILAESVGDGRLFFAGEATTRRYPATMHGAFISGLREAANITLHANARAAKTKVDKSPSTNTQACAAILMDLFRQPDLEFGSFSVIFGGKASDPKSPAILKVELGGPRKKCATEGAKAEQHHSNKLLFQQLQSHFNQQQQLYVYTLLSRQQAMELREVRGGDEMRLHYLCEKLGVKLIGRKGLGPGADAVIASIKAERNRSRTKPGPSKMKESLKPRFAAS, translated from the exons ATGGCAGCAGTTCTTCCTGTGTTGCTCATGCTCGCCCACCTCCTCTGGGCCCATGGTGTCACCGCCTCCACGGCCgcgacgccgccgcccctccctgTCCTGCCGGTCCCCTCCTACGCGCAGCTCCGCTGGCAGCTCTCGGAGATGGCCCTCTTCCTCCACTTTGGGCCCAACACCTTCACGGACTCCGAGTGGGGCACCGGCCGCGTCGACCCCTCCGTGTTCGCGCCGTCCACGCTCGACGCCGGGCAGTGGGCGCGCGTTGCGGCGGCGGGCGGGTTCCGCCGCGTCGTGCTCACGGCCAAGCACCACGACGGTTTCTGCCTCTGGCCGTCGGCGCTGACGAAGTACTCGGTGGCCGCCTCGCCgtggcggggcggggcgggggaCGTCGtcggcgagctcgccgccgccgcccgcgctgAGGGGATCGGGCTGGGGCTGTACCTCTCGCCGTGGGACCGGCACGAGCCGGTGTACGGGGACACGGTCGCGTACAATGAGCATTACATGGGCCAGATGACGGAACTGCTCACCAG GTATGGAGATGTGGAGGAAGTTTGGCTTGATGGTGCGAAGGGCAAGGGAAAGAAGATGGATTACATGTTTCATGCCTGGTTTGCCCTTATACATCAGCTACAGCAAAGGGTTGTTATCTTCTCAGATGCTGGACCGGACACTAGATGGGTAGGAGATGAGGCAGGGGTTGCGGGTAATACTTGCTGGTCTCCCTTCAACAAGAGCTCCGTGACGATTGGGCACATCGTTGCTGA ATATTCGCAGAATGGGGATCCTTTCGGGGAAGACTGGGTTCCAGCAGAATGTGATGTTTCCATCAGGCCAGGTTGGTTTTGGCATGCCTTAGAGAAACCAAAAAATGCGACAACTCTGCTTGACATATACTACAAATCAGTTGGTAGAAACTGTCTCCTCATTTTGAATGTCCCTCCCAATTCATCTGGCCTCATTTCCGATGAAGATGTGCAAGTCCTTCAGGAATTCACTGAGATTCGCCGTAGAGTTTTCTCTCAGAACTTAGCTGCCAATGCCACTGTCACAGCAAGCAGTGTGCGCGGTGGGCTGGACAATCTGCAGTTTGCACCCTCCAATGTGCTTGAAGATGGCATATACTCCTACTGGGCTCCACAGGAAGGGCAAACCTGCTGGGAAATGTTTGTCGACCTTGGGCAATATACTCCCTTCAACGTGCTCCAGCTCCAGGAGCctatcgagttgggacagcgtGTGATAAAGTTTCATGTGGATACCCTAACAGATGAACGGTGGCAAACGATTATTGAAGGCACGACAATTGGGTACAAGAGGCTAATACAATTCCCAGTCATTGAATCTCGATACCTGAAGCTAACTATTGACAGTGCACGCTCGGATCCACTGATCTCATTCTTTGGTGTCTTCATGGATCCCTTCTCGAGCAGATATAACTTGGAGAATCATGGTAAACCACCCAGTACAAATAGTAGTGAAGTTATAATGTTGAGGACGGACCATGCTTCTGGCAACAAGAGTACTGCCACAAT GTGGCGCGAGACCTTCAACTCCTGGCTCACCAAGGAGCCCTTCGCGCCGCTCATCCCTCCCCACTGCGACCACCTCCTCACCGCCGCCTACTCATTCCTCGTCTCCCACGGCTACGTTAACTTCGGCGTCGCCCCGGCCATCAAGGAGCGCATCCCCAAAGAACCCACGAGGCCCACCACTGTCGTCGTCATCGGCGCTGGCCTTGCTGGTCTCGCCGCGGCGAGGCAGCTGGTCGCATTCGGGTTTAAAGTGATCGTCCTGGAGGGCCGCAAGCGGTGCGGTGGCCGCGTGTACACGAAGAAGATGGAAGGCGGTGGGCGCTCGGCTGCTGCTGACCTTGGCGGCAGCGTGCTTACCGGGACATTAGGGAACCCGCTTGGAATTGTGGCGAAGCAACTCGGCTTGCCGATGCACAAGATTAGAGACAAGTGCCCACTTTACCGGCCGGATGGTTCACCAGTGGATCCAGAGGTGGATAAGAAAGTGGAGATTACGTTTAACAAGCTTCTTGATAAGGCCAGCAACCTGCGTGCATCCATGGGGGAGGTGGCAGTAGATGTCTCGCTCGGGGCGGCGCTTGAGACGTTACGGCAGGCAGATGGGGGCGTCTCCACACAGGAGGAGATGAATCTGTTCAATTGGCATCTCGCAAATCTGGAGTATGCCAATGCAGGATTGCTGTCGAGGCTGAGCCTTGCATTCTGGGACCAGGATGATCCATATGACATGGGTGGCGATCACTGCTTCTTGCCTGGTGGCAATGGGAGACTTGTGCAGGCCCTTGCGGAGAATGTGCCAATTGTTTATGAGAGGACGGTGCACACTATAAGGTATGGAGGGGATGGGGTGCAGGTGGTTGTCAATGGTGGGCAGGTATATGAAGGGGACATGGCGCTATGCACAGTTCCACTTGGGGTTTTGAAAAATGTAGGCATCAAGTTTGTACCTGAGCTGCCACAAAGGAAGCTTGATGGTATTAAGAGGCTAGGCTTCGGGTTGTTGAACAAGGTAGCCATGCTGTTTCCACATGTTTTCTGGAGCACCGACCTTGATACCTTCGGACATCTGGTTGAGGATCCAAGGCGACGTGGGGAGTTCTTTCTGTTCTATAGCTATGCGACAGTGGCTGGTGGTCCATTGTTGATGGCCTTGGTTGCTGGTGAAGCTGCCCACAATTTTGAAACCACGCCTCCAACTGATGCTGTCGGCTCAGTTCTTCAGATACTGAGAG GTATCTATGAACCACAAGGGATTGAGGTTCCAGATCCTCTACAGAGTGTTTGCACTAGATGGGGCACAGACTCCTTCAGTCTAGGTTCATATTCCCATGTTGCTGTTGGAGCATCTGGAGATGACTATGACATATTAGCCGAAAGTGTTGGTGATGGGCGGCTTTTCTTTGCTGGTGAGGCTACCACGAGGCGTTACCCAGCAACAATGCACGGTGCATTCATCAGTGGCTTGCGGGAGGCTGCTAACATCACACTCCATGCCAATGCCCGAGCAGCAAAGACTAAAGTGGACAAAAGcccatcgacaaacacacaggCTTGTGCTGCTATATTAATGGACTTGTTTAGGCAACCAGATTTGGAGTTTGGGAGCTTCTCTgtcatttttggaggaaaaGCTTCTGATCCGAAGTCCCCAGCTATTCTAAAGGTGGAACTTGGTGGCCCTCGAAAGAAATGTGCAACTGAAGGGGCAAAGGCGGAACAGCACCACTCAAACAAATTGTTGTTTCAGCAGCTCCAGTCACATTTTAATCAGCAACAACAACTTTATGTTTACACATTGCTATCGCGACAGCAGGCTATGGAGTTAAGAGAGGTTAGAGGAGGTGATGAAATGAGGCTGCACTACCTCTGTGAAAAACTGGGGGTTAAATTAATTGGCAGGAAAGGTCTTGGTCCTGGGGCAGATGCTGTGATTGCATCCATTAAGGCGGAACGTAACAGAAGTCGAACAAAACCTGGCCCCTCAAAGATGAAGGAGTCTCTAAAGCCTAGATTTGCTGCATCATGA